CCAAAGTTTAAAGTGCAAAACGAAAAAACTTCAATTGAGCCAAACTTGTAAGTTGTTTAAGTAATAACTTtcataaacatataattaaattaatatttattgtctAATCATTGGTTTTTAATGGTTTCGTAGATATGATTGTGGTGTGATAGTTTTAAAGATGATGGACATTTGGGACGATTCCAAAAAAAATGATGGGAATAGCATGCTTGCTTATACCAATGTAAGTTCCATATTGTTAGATGTAGTTACCTGTTATTGAtgtttaacaataatttttgaATGTTTTTGGTAAATGTTTGAGTTCATCATAATTTATTGTGTAGGAACAACTTCAACATATCAGGAAGTAGTACATCTGTCAATGGGTACTGGATATAGACAACACCGAACGACAAAAAGTTCTTGAAGACTATGAATTAATCATCACAAGTTAGATGTTGCTTTGTACACTTGTTTGCCACGTACATagctaaatatcattttaacatCAACTATTCCACCACATAATAACTTCCTACATTGACTATCTACATCATCGTCACttagatcaattttttttcccaaTACTCGAAGATCCAACCCTAAACAAACATCTAACAAATTAAATTCAACTACTTCCCTACCAACAACAAAACAACCCCACCTTTCAACCCATTTATAACATAAGATAGATAAAAAATTCTGACTTATCTTCACCGAATGGTTTAAGGACATCAACCACCAAAGCGGTGTGCCTGCAATTGACTCTTTTTGTTTCACACTTAATTTATCATTCAAAGTTCCAACATATTTCACTTTGCAAGAATGCTGGAAAGACATCTGTGTAAACCAAAATATTGTTAAATCATACAAAATGTCCATCGACAAAggaatttcaaacaaaaaaccAAGCATACCTTCACATCCTCACTCAAAGGTCCATCGTTATGGTGTTTAGTACCCATAACCAATTATTGAAACGAAACGATTTAAGTTTCACAAATCAAACCAAGAACATCACCCCCGATTGTTCGTAAACAACACCCACCACTCCAAACAGGATTTCAACAACAAATacacaaaatttataatcaGATCTAAAACAATAGCAACCTTGGAATGAAATAACGACAATGCGCACAAGGTTGGAGAAAACTTCAATTTCTAAGTTTCTTCAACAACAGAAACCCTAGGCTCTTTTGAGAACTTCCTGTCCAACAAAGATTTCAACTTTGATACAAGTGTTAGATGATGGAAACCTTTCCCCCGATTCTTCTTCACAAATTTGCATTTATAAGCGTTAAGAACCCTTTCAAATGACCCACCACACATGCGACCTTTCActaaaaattcacaaaaacatTTATGTATTCAATTAACAGATAAATATATGGTGTTAAAATAACGTTTTCGATCTTATAAACCGTTGTTAAAACTCTTATGTGTGATATACCTGAAACAATCATTAAAATTTCTGGAAACAATAatgtttcctattttttttttttttcaaaacacaCAATTCAAAGGATCTTCTGTGCattataaaacaaaagtaattttttttatttcaataatgcataaaaatatttaatgaagtCCAGAAGCAACTAGGGGTTGGAGGAAGGAGGTGGCTCACTTTTCACTTCTCTATGCTCTAAAACATACTGAAATCAAATATGCACTACCACAGCCACACTGACATTCTTGAACTGAGATAACAAATGACTAAACAAAACCACCCAACAACACAACCACCCCTctgaaacaaacataaaaatgcAATTTTCCTCTTCCATGTTTTCCCTCTCAAAATCCAACTTCTCTCCGGTTCGCCCCACCCTCTCTCCGGTTCGCTGCGGCATCCGCGAGCTCCGCCAACGAATCCACACCGTCCAGACCACTCAAAAGATCACCGAAGCTATGAAGCTCGTCGCCGCCGCTAGGGTCCGCCGCGCTCAGGAGGCCGTCGTCAACGGTCGCCCCTTCTCCTCAAACCTCGCAGCAATGCTGAACGACATCACCCAGCGCCTCAAATACGACGACGTTTCCACCCCGCTCACCGATGCCAGACCCGTCAAGACAGTGGCCCTCGTTGTTTTCACCGGCGACCGTGGTCTCTGCGGCGGTTTCAACAAGTGCGTAATAAAAAAAGCCGTCACGCGAATCGAGGAGCTGAAGAAACTCAACCTGGGGTGCGTTGTCATAAGCGTCGGCAAAAAGGGTAACTCGTTTTTCACTCACAACTGCGAAAAGAAATATCCTTTTGTTAAAGTCGACAGCTTTATCGAAATTGGAGGTTTTCCCACCGCAAAGGAGGCTCAGGTCATAGCTGATGATGTTTTCTCATTGTTTGTTAGTGAGGAGGTGGATAAAGTTGAGCTTGTGTACACTAGGTTTGTTTCACTGGTTAGGTTTGAACCTGTGGTTCAGACTTTGCTGCCTTTGGGGGAGGTTTATGATGTGAAAGATGATGTTTTTAGGTTGAGTTCTAAGGAGGGGAAATTGGCTGTGGAGAGGGATGTTGTGAGGTTGGGGAAAGAGGGTGAGGTGTTTTCCCCTCTTATGGAGTTTGAGCAGGATCCTGTTCTCATTCTTGATGCCATGTTGCCTCTTTATTTGAATAGTCAGATTTTGAGGGGGTTGCAAGAGTCTCTGGCTAGTGAACTTGCTGCTAGGATGGGGGCCATGGCTTCTGCCACCGATAACGCGGTTGAATTGAGTAAAAGACTTTCGGTTGAATACAACAGGGAGCGGCAGGCGAAGATCACAGGGGAGTTGCTGGAGATTGTGGCTGGAGCCGAGGCTCTAACATCAATTGACATATGAATGTGACttggttttcattttccttCCATGGGGGATCAGTTGTTGGAGCTGAGGTACTAACACTATTGACTGATGAGTGAGACTTGGTTTTTGTTTCCCTTATCATTGTGTGGTGTTGAGCACTAGCTTTGGATCCTTTCTAGATGCATTTGGATCAGCCTCAATTTGAGTAGTTGAATTTTTCATTGTATAACAATCAGGGAGAAGAGAATTGGATTTATAGTAGAGATTTCAGATGGAGATAAGTCTTTCAGGAGAGGCACCATATGAGAAGCATGAGATATGATATGAGCATTCTTCAAGATTTCTCTCTGTTTGAGATGTTGATCAGACATCACTCTTTCTCTCCTCAGTGATTGTTGAGTAATGACAAACTTAACAGCTTAGATCTCAGTTGGATGGAATCCAGTTGGAGAGGACCCAAACTAAAATGCTATTGAGTATAGTTCCTAACTTTATGAAACTAAGtcttgaaatttgtaaaatgtTGGAAAGTGTTATTCACTTTAGTCTTGTGCCAATGAAAGTGGTAGAGAAAAAGGAGTGGGAACGATACTTGCAAGCTGAAACATCCGCGAAACTAGGCATTGAAATGAGTTTTGTAAAGTTAGGATTAAAGTGAATAATGCTTTCAATTTGCATGCTAAAGTGAGGGTTTGCACAGTACGGAGTTGAAGAGTTTCCAACTTCACTAATAGAGTCTTAAAAGTTGATCGAGAAATCATGTGGAGAGTTTTGACCCGTGTCCAAAAAAGCGCATTGCTTTCCTTTAACATCTTATCATTGTAGTTGCTTGCTTCTTGGTTTTGTAAATCAAGAGTTAAAACTTTGATTTAAAGAAAACTCACAGGATCAAATCAAAGAAATCTCAAACTCTGCTTATTTCTGGTTTGAAGAAAACTTGAGTGATCAGAGCATAACCTTACCCCCCTCAACTTTCTAATATTTGTTGCCATGCATATCAAAAGAAACTCGGTATAAAGCTACTTTCCCTGTTTGAATTATTGATGGAATTAAAGTACGTATATGAAATTGATTCATGCATCAGAATGGTGCTGACAGGAAAAGCTAAATATTTTCCATGAAGTAAAGTCTCTGAGGCCTATAATTGATGAATAGGAATATAGGGTACCTTGAGATGACAAGATCTTCACGCGTGCTTCAGTAATGTCTGAATGTCTATATCAACCTATACTTGACCCACATTCCTGGGTTTTGGTTTGTAACCTGGAACTGTAGATTGCACTTCTACTACAATTTGACCTTTGAGGTACACCTTAGATTTGGAGGGGTTATAGGCCACGTGCTGTGGAAGTAATAGCACATGTATgtctgaaaaaaaataagaaaaatgaaagtaaTGTACTTGTTAACACAATTACTGAAATCTGtctgaaattataaatttgttgggGATGTAACTTCATTATTAAGTTTCATTCatgttcttataaaatctaatATAAGAATTTGGTTTGTTTATCTACTAaatcttatttattaaatactgATGAGAAAATTAACTGCATATAGTTCAGTACTTGAATGATTTATTATGTATAGGTATGCAATATTGACAGATAATTCCTTATCAACAGGttgttattttatctttaaaaataaatggccCCCTTTAGAAGATGATGATAAAAAGAATCCTATTTGCATGACAATGAATTTGGTGGGCCAAATTAACTGGTAGTTATACTCGTGTGAAAGAAACAGTAATGAATGAAAGTTGCAGTCTTTATTGAGTACATAGTATTTACTCAATCAAAGTTCTTACTGTGCAGGTTTTTATCAAACCAAAGGTTGAAACAATATTCTGAGGAAACTTCGGAAGAACACAGTGAAATAAGTTAAAAAgggtttataaaaaaagttacaagTTATCAGAACACCATATTCACTAACATTAGATATTCCTACATGGATTATTCCAAGGACCACAACAAGAAGCATAATTTTACACTTCTTAGTTAACTTTCTTGGATCTTCAATGAGGACAACTGAGAAACACAATTCAGATTTCACAACCGATGAACATTCTTTAGCTGCATTAGAATAATGTTGACTTTTCTTTATGTTTCCAAACCCACTCATAATAATTCATGCAGCATTAATGGTTGGAAAAAGAAAGGGTGAAAAACAATACTAACACTGGTTGGTTCACTGCACATGGATtataatactatatatatatatatatatatatatatacatgtatgtatatatatctaTCAGCCTCCGCCAAAATTGACTCGCCTTAAACAAATCTATCTTTCTCATCATCTATTCAAAATGTCTAATGTATGGTTTCATCAGTAAAAACTATGGCCTCTATCTTGTCATATGCATGACTCACAATTTTCTTATCAATCCATGATAAGGACattttctttctcacttttatTCTCCTTAGCAGAAAATTATGTTTCGGACTCCATCAAACACTAAATGAAAATCTGATCATTGGATTAAAATAGTGTTGGACA
This portion of the Vigna unguiculata cultivar IT97K-499-35 chromosome 6, ASM411807v1, whole genome shotgun sequence genome encodes:
- the LOC114188966 gene encoding ATP synthase gamma chain, chloroplastic-like: MQFSSSMFSLSKSNFSPVRPTLSPVRCGIRELRQRIHTVQTTQKITEAMKLVAAARVRRAQEAVVNGRPFSSNLAAMLNDITQRLKYDDVSTPLTDARPVKTVALVVFTGDRGLCGGFNKCVIKKAVTRIEELKKLNLGCVVISVGKKGNSFFTHNCEKKYPFVKVDSFIEIGGFPTAKEAQVIADDVFSLFVSEEVDKVELVYTRFVSLVRFEPVVQTLLPLGEVYDVKDDVFRLSSKEGKLAVERDVVRLGKEGEVFSPLMEFEQDPVLILDAMLPLYLNSQILRGLQESLASELAARMGAMASATDNAVELSKRLSVEYNRERQAKITGELLEIVAGAEALTSIDI